The following proteins come from a genomic window of Nostoc sp. TCL26-01:
- a CDS encoding Mo-dependent nitrogenase C-terminal domain-containing protein: MTSVIQSPYSSEQIAAWLRGLLTIAWADGNFDEQEKQLIASITQDELAPNVAWDSLEVITPEELAAVLGKNTPTAENFLRTAVMVAIADGTYSSSEDQVLHQLCQALGEPEDILSALRQTLTDPQPLNPALAAPKAPAADVLDPLRDWLDELDIQDPRVARFLCKMIPSQCPFERDVTLFGRKIVHIPPLCKINPLYEQLVGIRFRALSYLADECKEDVSPYI, translated from the coding sequence ATGACCAGTGTGATTCAATCCCCTTACAGTAGCGAACAGATTGCCGCTTGGTTACGTGGACTATTAACAATAGCTTGGGCAGATGGTAACTTTGATGAGCAAGAAAAGCAACTTATAGCCAGTATTACTCAAGATGAACTCGCCCCCAATGTGGCATGGGATTCTTTGGAAGTCATCACACCAGAAGAATTAGCTGCTGTTTTGGGTAAAAATACACCAACTGCGGAAAACTTCTTGCGTACAGCAGTGATGGTAGCGATCGCTGATGGTACATATTCTTCCAGCGAAGATCAAGTACTCCATCAATTATGTCAAGCGCTAGGGGAACCAGAAGATATATTATCAGCCCTACGTCAAACTTTAACAGATCCACAACCACTCAATCCCGCCCTAGCCGCACCCAAAGCCCCCGCAGCCGATGTACTTGATCCTCTCCGCGACTGGTTAGATGAATTAGACATTCAAGACCCCAGAGTCGCCCGCTTTTTATGTAAAATGATTCCCTCTCAATGTCCCTTTGAACGAGATGTCACCCTATTTGGACGCAAAATCGTTCATATTCCCCCACTATGTAAAATTAACCCACTCTATGAACAACTTGTAGGCATCCGTTTCCGCGCCCTCTCCTATTTAGCAGATGAATGCAAAGAGGATGTGTCGCCATATATTTAA
- the obgE gene encoding GTPase ObgE, producing MQFIDQASIEVEAGKGGDGIVAFRREKYVPAGGPSGGNGGRGGSVIFVAVENLQTLLDFRYNHIFKAENGGRGGPNNCTGASGKDLIIEVPCGTAIYDAETGDLLGDLTAPNQRLIIAQGGKGGLGNQHFLSNRNRAPEYALPGLPGDRKLLRLELKLLAEVGIIGLPNAGKSTLISSLSAARPKIADYPFTTLIPNLGVVRKPTGDGTVFADIPGLIEGAAEGAGLGHDFLRHIERTRVLLHLIDATSDDIIRDYNTIQQELQAYDRGLTEKMQILALNKIDAVDRETVDLEALATQLNHLSYAPVFLISAVTRTGLEPMLQELWGLLDQINALEAAEVLS from the coding sequence ATGCAATTTATCGACCAAGCATCAATTGAAGTAGAAGCAGGTAAAGGTGGCGATGGTATCGTCGCTTTCCGGCGAGAAAAATATGTACCCGCAGGTGGCCCCTCTGGCGGTAATGGTGGACGTGGTGGTTCAGTGATTTTCGTCGCTGTGGAAAACCTGCAAACCTTGTTAGACTTCCGCTACAACCATATATTTAAAGCTGAAAATGGTGGACGTGGCGGCCCTAACAATTGCACTGGTGCTTCTGGTAAAGATTTAATCATCGAAGTTCCTTGTGGAACAGCTATTTATGATGCAGAGACAGGAGATTTATTGGGTGATTTAACCGCACCCAACCAAAGACTAATCATTGCCCAAGGTGGTAAAGGTGGTTTAGGGAACCAACACTTTTTAAGCAACCGTAACCGCGCCCCAGAATATGCTTTACCAGGATTACCGGGAGACAGAAAATTACTCCGTCTAGAATTGAAACTCTTGGCAGAAGTGGGAATTATTGGTTTACCCAACGCTGGTAAATCAACTCTAATATCATCTTTATCCGCCGCACGTCCCAAAATTGCTGACTATCCCTTCACAACCTTAATACCCAATTTAGGTGTAGTCCGCAAACCCACAGGAGATGGTACAGTATTCGCGGATATCCCTGGACTCATCGAAGGCGCAGCCGAAGGTGCAGGACTAGGACATGATTTTTTACGCCACATTGAACGGACACGAGTATTACTGCATTTAATTGACGCTACCAGCGATGATATCATCAGAGACTACAATACGATTCAGCAAGAATTACAAGCTTACGATCGCGGTTTAACGGAAAAAATGCAGATTTTAGCCCTCAATAAAATAGATGCAGTTGACAGAGAAACTGTAGATTTAGAAGCGCTAGCAACCCAATTAAATCATCTTTCCTACGCTCCAGTTTTCTTAATTTCTGCTGTGACACGCACAGGTTTAGAGCCTATGTTACAAGAACTGTGGGGACTCCTCGATCAAATCAATGCCCTGGAAGCAGCAGAGGTGCTGAGTTAA
- the bioF gene encoding 8-amino-7-oxononanoate synthase, protein MKSLITIRRADWYRSVQAIDGRSGATVQLAGREVINFASNDYLGLAGDERLIGAAVAATQEFGTGSTGSRLLSGHRELHRELEQAIAALKQTEDALVFSSGYLANVGAIASLVGKRDLILSDQYNHSSLKNGAILSGATVIEYAHCQVKELQAILLQQRPNYRRCLILTDSVFSMDGDLCPLPALLDLADEFSCMLLVDEAHATGVMGQTGAGCVEHFGCTGRNLIQIGTLSKALGSLGGYVAGSATLIDYLRNRAPSWIYTTALSPADTAAALAAISIVKEEPQRRVQLWKNIDYLKKLLYKLPNLKLLPSESPILCFQLPSAAEALQISQGLQAAGIFAPAIRPPTVPTSRMRISLMATHQAIHIERLVEGMGNG, encoded by the coding sequence ATGAAATCCTTGATAACTATCCGTCGGGCTGATTGGTATCGTTCGGTGCAAGCTATTGATGGTCGTTCTGGTGCGACTGTCCAATTAGCTGGACGGGAGGTAATTAATTTTGCCAGTAATGATTATCTGGGATTGGCTGGGGATGAACGCTTAATTGGGGCGGCGGTGGCTGCTACCCAAGAGTTTGGTACGGGAAGTACTGGTTCTCGGTTACTCAGTGGACATCGAGAATTACACAGAGAATTAGAACAGGCGATCGCTGCTCTCAAACAGACAGAAGACGCGCTAGTATTTAGTTCTGGGTATTTGGCTAATGTGGGAGCGATCGCCTCTTTAGTTGGTAAGCGAGATTTAATTCTGTCTGACCAATACAATCATTCCAGTCTGAAAAATGGGGCAATTCTCAGTGGGGCGACGGTCATTGAATATGCTCACTGTCAGGTAAAAGAACTGCAAGCTATATTACTCCAGCAACGACCAAACTACCGCCGATGTTTGATTCTCACTGATAGTGTTTTCAGCATGGACGGCGATTTATGTCCTTTACCAGCACTCTTAGATTTAGCCGATGAGTTTAGCTGTATGCTGCTGGTTGATGAAGCTCATGCTACTGGGGTAATGGGTCAAACTGGTGCTGGATGTGTGGAACATTTCGGATGTACGGGGAGAAACTTAATTCAAATTGGGACTTTGAGTAAAGCCCTTGGTAGTTTAGGTGGGTATGTAGCCGGAAGTGCCACATTAATTGACTATTTGCGGAATCGCGCCCCTAGTTGGATTTATACCACAGCCCTATCACCCGCCGACACAGCTGCAGCTTTGGCTGCAATCAGCATAGTTAAAGAAGAACCACAACGCCGTGTCCAGTTGTGGAAAAACATAGATTATTTAAAAAAACTGTTATACAAGTTACCAAATCTGAAATTATTACCCTCCGAGTCGCCTATATTATGTTTTCAATTGCCCAGTGCAGCTGAAGCATTGCAAATTAGTCAGGGACTGCAAGCAGCAGGTATTTTTGCACCAGCAATTCGACCCCCCACAGTACCAACAAGTCGCATGAGAATATCTTTAATGGCAACTCACCAAGCTATACATATAGAAAGATTGGTAGAGGGAATGGGTAATGGGTAA
- a CDS encoding Uma2 family endonuclease, with the protein MVNTSPQQSTPAATPSYIPPLESGDRLTSPEFERRYNAMPNLKKAELIEGVVYVASPLRFEPHAEPHANLMGWLWSYKIVTPGVRLGDNPTVRLDLDNEPQPDAILIIDSTCGGKSEIGADGYVEGAPELVAEVAASSATKDLYDKKRAYRRNGIQEYIVWQVFESTISWFSLEDGEYVALTPDAAGVIQSRVFPGLWLDISALVTGNMPQVLTVLQQGLSSSEHQAFVQQLSAEC; encoded by the coding sequence ATGGTTAACACTTCTCCACAACAATCAACTCCAGCCGCTACTCCATCATACATTCCACCGCTTGAGAGTGGCGATCGCCTCACAAGCCCAGAATTTGAGCGTCGTTACAATGCTATGCCTAATCTCAAGAAAGCCGAATTAATTGAAGGAGTAGTTTACGTGGCTTCCCCTCTGCGCTTTGAACCCCACGCCGAACCCCATGCTAATTTGATGGGTTGGTTGTGGTCTTATAAAATAGTTACGCCTGGAGTAAGACTGGGTGATAATCCAACAGTGCGCCTTGATTTAGATAACGAACCTCAACCCGATGCGATTTTAATCATTGATTCCACTTGTGGGGGAAAATCGGAGATTGGTGCAGATGGTTATGTGGAAGGCGCACCAGAATTAGTTGCCGAAGTTGCTGCTAGTAGTGCTACCAAAGATTTGTATGACAAAAAACGTGCCTATCGTCGCAATGGCATCCAAGAATATATCGTCTGGCAAGTGTTTGAAAGTACAATTAGTTGGTTTAGCTTGGAAGATGGTGAATATGTAGCGTTAACACCAGATGCAGCAGGTGTTATTCAAAGTCGAGTCTTCCCAGGATTATGGCTAGATATCTCTGCGTTAGTGACGGGAAATATGCCCCAAGTGTTGACGGTGTTGCAACAAGGCTTAAGTTCTAGTGAACATCAAGCGTTTGTCCAGCAGTTGAGTGCTGAGTGCTGA
- a CDS encoding sucrose-phosphate phosphatase translates to MKPFLFVTDLDHTLVGNDAALVELSQLLTRHRQEYGTKIVYATGRSPILYQELQAEKNLIEPDGLVLSVGTEIYLDGSDSPNSGWSEILSVGWDRELVLSVTKNFPELAMQPASEQRPFKVSFFLHQEVAASVLPKLKLELQKCELNIKLIYSSGIDLDIVPFNSDKGQAMQFLRQKWEFASERTVVCGDSGNDIALFAVGNERGIIVGNARPELLQWHNEYPADHRYLAKDFCAGGIIEGLFYFGFLE, encoded by the coding sequence ATGAAACCATTTCTTTTTGTTACTGATTTGGATCACACTTTAGTTGGGAATGACGCTGCTTTAGTAGAACTAAGTCAATTACTGACTCGCCATCGCCAAGAATATGGCACAAAGATAGTTTATGCTACTGGGCGATCGCCTATCCTATACCAGGAACTGCAAGCGGAAAAAAATCTTATAGAACCAGATGGACTAGTCTTGTCGGTAGGGACAGAAATCTATCTTGATGGCAGTGATAGTCCTAATTCTGGTTGGTCAGAAATTCTCTCCGTGGGTTGGGACAGAGAATTAGTCTTATCCGTTACCAAAAATTTTCCTGAGTTAGCAATGCAACCAGCATCTGAGCAACGTCCTTTTAAAGTGAGTTTCTTTCTACATCAGGAAGTAGCTGCCAGCGTGTTACCAAAACTTAAGTTAGAACTGCAAAAATGTGAACTAAATATAAAGTTAATTTATAGTAGCGGTATAGACCTTGACATTGTACCATTTAACAGCGATAAAGGTCAGGCAATGCAGTTTCTTCGTCAAAAGTGGGAATTTGCATCAGAAAGAACAGTTGTCTGTGGTGATTCAGGTAATGATATTGCTTTGTTCGCTGTAGGCAACGAACGGGGAATCATCGTCGGTAATGCCCGACCTGAACTTCTACAGTGGCACAACGAGTATCCCGCAGACCATCGCTACCTGGCAAAAGATTTTTGTGCAGGTGGAATTATTGAAGGGCTATTTTATTTTGGTTTCCTAGAATGA
- the ruvA gene encoding Holliday junction branch migration protein RuvA, protein MISYLKGIVAGIQNLGSNRVILTLEVNSMGYDLQVPQRLAKQLTTTGELVQIFTHYQIREEVPLLYGFASPAERDLFRHLLTVSGVGAALAIALLDTLEVPDLVQAIITGNTQILIQAPGVGKKIAERICLELKAKLIEWRKSAGFFVATEGPAANILEEVQMTLFALGYTAHEVSNALHVVSEDIGLPKDAYVEDWIRQAIAHLSSEQVSH, encoded by the coding sequence ATGATTAGTTATCTCAAAGGAATAGTTGCCGGTATCCAAAACCTCGGTAGTAATCGTGTTATTTTGACCCTAGAAGTGAACAGTATGGGGTACGATTTGCAAGTGCCGCAAAGGCTGGCAAAGCAGTTAACCACAACCGGAGAATTGGTACAAATCTTTACCCATTACCAAATTCGGGAAGAAGTACCCCTACTGTATGGCTTTGCTTCACCAGCCGAACGAGATTTATTTCGTCACTTATTAACGGTTAGTGGTGTTGGTGCAGCTTTAGCGATCGCTCTCTTAGACACCTTGGAAGTACCAGATTTAGTCCAAGCCATCATCACTGGCAATACCCAAATCTTAATTCAAGCTCCTGGTGTCGGTAAAAAAATCGCTGAACGTATCTGTTTGGAACTAAAAGCCAAATTAATCGAGTGGCGTAAATCAGCAGGCTTCTTTGTCGCCACAGAGGGGCCAGCCGCCAATATTCTCGAAGAAGTGCAAATGACATTATTCGCTTTAGGGTATACTGCTCATGAAGTTAGCAACGCCTTACACGTCGTCAGTGAAGATATTGGATTACCGAAGGATGCCTATGTAGAAGATTGGATTAGACAAGCGATCGCTCATTTGAGTAGTGAGCAGGTTAGTCATTAG
- a CDS encoding Uma2 family endonuclease has product MVATPSYSYISPEDYLQGEETSPIKHEYRQGEAYAMAGASNIHVIIAGNMFAMLRNKLRGSGCQAYISDTKAQIESLNTYYYPDVIVSCDERDRAFSNFLRYPCLIIEVVSPSTEAFDRGDKFADYREMASLQEYVLVSQTRQRIECFRRNQDGQWVLYTYREGQEVSLASIDFQCAIAEVYEDVNFELPQPQNIEEIAK; this is encoded by the coding sequence ATGGTTGCAACTCCCAGCTATAGCTATATTTCTCCAGAAGACTATCTCCAAGGTGAAGAAACTAGTCCCATTAAGCACGAATATCGCCAGGGTGAAGCTTACGCAATGGCTGGGGCTAGTAATATTCATGTGATCATTGCCGGCAATATGTTTGCTATGCTGAGAAATAAGTTACGGGGTAGTGGATGTCAAGCTTACATCTCCGACACTAAGGCGCAGATTGAATCATTGAATACCTACTACTATCCTGATGTGATAGTTAGCTGTGACGAACGGGATAGAGCATTTAGTAACTTTCTCCGTTACCCTTGCTTAATTATAGAAGTTGTATCTCCCAGCACAGAAGCCTTTGACAGGGGAGACAAATTTGCTGACTACAGAGAAATGGCATCGTTGCAAGAATATGTGCTGGTAAGTCAGACTCGCCAGCGTATCGAGTGTTTCCGCCGTAACCAAGATGGGCAATGGGTACTTTATACTTACAGAGAAGGACAAGAAGTATCTTTAGCTAGTATAGATTTTCAGTGTGCGATCGCTGAAGTATACGAAGATGTCAACTTTGAATTACCCCAGCCGCAAAACATAGAGGAAATCGCAAAATAA
- the xseB gene encoding exodeoxyribonuclease VII small subunit — translation MVKRKNSASADAVTDWNYEAKVAEIDEIIARIESGELELEAVFDQFAHAVEYLRQCETFLQQRQQKIDLLIETLSDD, via the coding sequence ATGGTTAAACGTAAGAATTCTGCTAGTGCTGATGCTGTGACTGATTGGAATTATGAAGCCAAGGTTGCAGAAATAGATGAAATTATTGCTCGGATTGAGTCAGGTGAGTTGGAGTTGGAGGCGGTGTTTGACCAATTTGCCCATGCAGTTGAGTATTTACGTCAATGCGAAACTTTTCTCCAGCAACGACAGCAAAAAATAGATTTATTAATTGAAACTTTGAGTGATGATTAG
- a CDS encoding HNH endonuclease: MVSEQTRRLVRKRAEYLCEYCHSPEYLSPDRFTIDHIIPQSLGGSDELDNLALACHRCNERHYNFTVGTDPKTQEQVPLFHPRQQQWSEHFIWTKDGTKIVGTTPTGRATSDRFDFNDERRDEPSIQVARRFWVEAGWHPPQSDPRQE, encoded by the coding sequence ATGGTGTCCGAACAAACTCGAAGACTTGTAAGAAAACGAGCTGAGTATCTCTGCGAATACTGCCACTCTCCAGAATACTTGAGTCCAGACCGTTTTACCATTGACCATATCATACCGCAGTCTTTGGGTGGCTCTGATGAACTGGATAATTTGGCGTTAGCTTGTCATCGCTGTAATGAGCGTCACTATAATTTTACAGTAGGTACTGATCCCAAAACCCAAGAACAAGTCCCTCTATTTCATCCCCGTCAACAACAATGGTCTGAGCATTTTATTTGGACAAAAGACGGGACAAAAATTGTCGGTACAACTCCTACAGGGAGAGCTACTAGCGATCGCTTTGACTTCAATGATGAACGTCGGGATGAGCCTTCGATTCAAGTGGCTCGTCGTTTTTGGGTAGAAGCGGGTTGGCATCCACCTCAGTCAGATCCACGTCAAGAATAA
- a CDS encoding Uma2 family endonuclease: protein MVNTSPQQSTPAATPSYIPPLESGDRLTSPEFERRYNAMPNLKKAELIEGVVYVASPLRFEPHAEPHANLMIWLGNYKVATPGVRLGDNPTVRLDLDNEPQPDAILIIDSTCGGKSEIGADGYVEGAPELVAEVAASSATKDLYDKKRAYRRNGIQEYIVWQVFESTISWFSLEDGEYVALTPDAAGVIQSRVFPGLWLDISALVTGNMPQVLTVLQQGLSSSEHQAFVQQLSDSLSHHSSSKIY from the coding sequence ATGGTTAACACCTCTCCACAACAATCGACTCCAGCCGCTACTCCATCATACATTCCACCGCTTGAGAGTGGCGATCGCCTCACAAGCCCAGAATTTGAGCGTCGTTACAATGCTATGCCTAATCTCAAGAAAGCCGAATTAATTGAAGGAGTAGTTTACGTGGCTTCCCCTCTGCGCTTTGAACCCCACGCCGAACCCCATGCCAATTTGATGATTTGGTTAGGAAATTATAAGGTAGCTACGCCTGGAGTGAGACTGGGTGATAATCCAACAGTGCGCCTTGATTTAGATAACGAACCTCAACCCGATGCGATTTTAATCATTGATTCCACTTGTGGGGGAAAATCGGAGATTGGTGCAGATGGTTATGTGGAAGGCGCACCAGAATTAGTTGCCGAAGTTGCTGCTAGTAGTGCTACCAAAGATTTGTATGACAAAAAACGTGCCTATCGTCGCAATGGCATCCAAGAATATATCGTCTGGCAAGTGTTTGAAAGTACAATTAGTTGGTTTAGCTTGGAAGATGGTGAATATGTAGCGTTAACACCAGATGCAGCAGGTGTTATTCAAAGTCGAGTCTTCCCAGGATTATGGCTAGATATCTCTGCGTTAGTGACGGGAAATATGCCCCAAGTGTTGACGGTGTTGCAACAAGGCTTAAGTTCTAGTGAACATCAAGCTTTTGTGCAGCAACTGAGTGATAGTCTTTCTCATCACTCCTCAAGTAAAATCTACTAA